In the Pyrolobus fumarii 1A genome, one interval contains:
- a CDS encoding DUF6513 domain-containing protein has product MLVTGRLASGAVKRVAEKLRAMGFDVFVEVADVDVASLVPPLFVESVARRYGRGTLVILPPYARVDFEKLWRETGVVVVRGPVDPRLLPEVLPRVDLSALRPGDRLDAVTSVGPRVDWNAEPYAVLRCGLAFYRRPPPVVLLREVMADSIAGYQPMGEAHGVVVGFTRGVTRAEAHTILENASGRFTCWGVDADNDDVILDAVDLGASVVLSVYPGREELLHSLPRGVAVVLIPSGIGEPLPPPRERVERLSRLALDVLDAGLVPVLDPLLAPPCMGLLDSLMAYREASSLGYPLLAGLGNVYELLDADTTGVLALLSVLLVEAGVSVFLVTGESWKARHAPLEAPIAALMASVACHEKRPPKDLGVDLLVAREKRPAPLDPPGWRPGITRDAESVERIPFQRDPAGDNLVEAHPDGRIRVLHKWSDGRVEALEGRDPYALYRAAISLGYVTRLDHAAWLGFEIGVAYALLRLGRTYSTLGGVPRGVTPEDARRALGVLSVNPASHQRGPRGGARPPRTP; this is encoded by the coding sequence GTGCTTGTCACCGGGAGGCTTGCGAGTGGCGCTGTCAAGCGTGTTGCTGAGAAGCTGCGTGCTATGGGTTTTGATGTGTTTGTGGAGGTGGCGGATGTTGATGTTGCTAGTCTTGTGCCGCCGTTGTTCGTCGAGAGTGTTGCTAGGAGGTATGGGCGTGGCACGCTTGTGATTCTGCCGCCTTACGCGAGGGTTGATTTTGAGAAGTTGTGGAGGGAGACGGGTGTCGTCGTGGTTAGGGGGCCAGTTGACCCTCGCCTTCTTCCCGAGGTGCTTCCACGTGTCGATTTATCCGCGCTTAGGCCGGGTGACAGGCTTGATGCTGTTACGAGCGTTGGCCCCCGTGTAGATTGGAATGCTGAGCCATACGCGGTTCTACGGTGTGGTCTCGCGTTTTACCGGAGGCCTCCGCCGGTTGTGCTCCTACGCGAGGTTATGGCGGATAGCATTGCTGGCTACCAGCCTATGGGTGAGGCTCACGGCGTTGTTGTTGGGTTCACACGGGGTGTTACACGTGCCGAGGCGCATACCATTCTAGAAAATGCTTCTGGTAGGTTTACCTGTTGGGGTGTTGACGCGGATAACGACGATGTTATACTCGACGCGGTCGACTTGGGCGCATCTGTCGTCCTGTCGGTGTATCCTGGGAGGGAGGAGCTGCTCCATAGTCTTCCTCGGGGTGTTGCGGTAGTCCTCATACCTTCTGGCATCGGCGAGCCTCTACCCCCGCCCAGAGAGAGGGTTGAAAGGCTGAGTAGACTGGCACTCGATGTTCTTGATGCTGGCCTGGTGCCGGTGCTTGACCCGCTTCTAGCACCACCCTGTATGGGGCTCCTCGACTCTCTCATGGCATACCGCGAGGCCTCTAGTCTCGGTTACCCGCTGCTAGCGGGTCTAGGCAACGTCTACGAGCTTCTCGATGCTGACACTACTGGTGTGTTAGCGCTACTGTCGGTGTTGCTCGTTGAGGCTGGCGTCTCGGTCTTCCTGGTGACGGGTGAAAGTTGGAAAGCGAGGCACGCACCCCTGGAGGCCCCCATAGCAGCCCTCATGGCTAGTGTAGCCTGCCACGAGAAGAGACCGCCGAAGGACCTGGGAGTTGACCTACTCGTTGCGCGCGAGAAGAGGCCCGCGCCTCTAGACCCTCCCGGCTGGAGGCCGGGCATCACTCGCGACGCTGAGAGCGTTGAGAGGATACCATTCCAGCGTGATCCTGCCGGCGATAATCTGGTCGAGGCTCACCCTGATGGCCGCATACGCGTGTTGCACAAGTGGAGTGATGGGAGGGTAGAGGCCTTGGAGGGTCGCGACCCCTATGCTCTCTATCGTGCCGCGATAAGCCTGGGGTATGTAACGAGGCTCGATCATGCCGCTTGGCTTGGCTTCGAGATAGGCGTGGCTTATGCTCTCTTGAGGCTAGGCAGGACATACTCTACCCTAGGAGGAGTGCCGCGAGGTGTAACGCCAGAGGACGCTAGGAGAGCTTTAGGAGTGTTATCGGTAAACCCCGCCTCACATCAACGGGGGCCTCGAGGAGGCGCACGGCCCCCTCGGACCCCGTAG
- a CDS encoding B12-binding domain-containing radical SAM protein: MQKLVFHRKLEPRKLLDLDFVITVDRCMMSNYHGREFLGFLSTAPPVLLPEKLWIWLACPRMKVDEYGRPWQAPYGLRKIEAALQEAGFKAAIIDPDYIWPYLRRAKALLIGHHDFFGLGHPSTEWWWLTGREPANRRSFIEFISQPEIWEAHRRGLKIVVGGPAAWQWSVEPGALEKWPVDVIVEGEADEVIVKIAEAILEGGELPRRIEVSPRDSPSLEKIPAIKAPSVNGLVEIMRGCPRGCQFCSVTARPLRHIPLPRILEEVRVNLEAGVRQIILHSEDVPLYGAYGVIPNPEKLTRLHKEVLKVKQEYEERVGEGIGFSWSHSSLSSILVMEERFRLFSKLSEMVVDGDTVKFIAFQTGIETGSPRLAKRIMPGKSAPYPPEKWPEVVEEAFRILADNNGFPAATIILGIPGETTDDLVATAELIERLKPYPSLIVPLFFVPLGRLKNHDWFRREDVTDYHLEVMRLAYHHTIRWAWWVAGKYVSNPAVALPLKLFMALTRVAVAILEKRLGLTHHELLHHTARHNAAVAA; encoded by the coding sequence TTGCAGAAGCTAGTGTTTCATCGTAAACTGGAACCGCGCAAGCTACTCGACCTGGACTTCGTGATAACCGTCGACCGTTGCATGATGAGCAATTACCATGGCAGGGAGTTTCTCGGGTTCCTCTCTACCGCTCCGCCCGTCCTGCTCCCCGAGAAGCTCTGGATCTGGCTGGCTTGTCCTAGGATGAAGGTCGACGAGTATGGTAGGCCGTGGCAGGCGCCCTACGGGCTGCGTAAGATAGAGGCTGCGCTGCAGGAGGCAGGATTCAAAGCCGCGATTATAGACCCGGATTACATCTGGCCCTACTTGAGGCGTGCCAAGGCCCTCCTCATAGGGCATCACGATTTCTTCGGCTTGGGGCACCCGAGCACCGAGTGGTGGTGGCTTACCGGCCGGGAGCCTGCCAACAGGAGGAGTTTCATAGAGTTCATCTCGCAGCCCGAGATATGGGAGGCTCATCGCCGTGGCTTGAAGATAGTCGTTGGGGGCCCGGCTGCCTGGCAGTGGAGTGTAGAGCCGGGTGCACTGGAGAAGTGGCCCGTGGATGTGATTGTTGAAGGGGAGGCCGACGAGGTTATAGTGAAGATTGCCGAGGCCATCTTGGAGGGCGGGGAGCTACCGAGGAGGATAGAGGTCTCGCCCCGCGACTCGCCAAGCCTCGAGAAGATACCTGCCATTAAAGCCCCCAGCGTGAACGGCCTCGTCGAGATAATGAGGGGGTGCCCGAGGGGATGCCAGTTCTGTAGTGTCACCGCGAGACCTTTGCGCCACATACCCTTGCCTAGGATACTAGAGGAGGTGCGGGTGAATCTCGAGGCGGGTGTCAGGCAGATAATACTGCATAGCGAGGATGTCCCGCTCTACGGGGCGTACGGTGTCATCCCGAACCCGGAGAAGCTGACAAGACTCCACAAGGAAGTGCTGAAGGTGAAACAGGAGTATGAGGAGAGGGTTGGCGAGGGTATTGGGTTCTCGTGGAGCCACTCTAGCCTCTCCTCTATACTCGTGATGGAGGAGAGGTTCCGCCTCTTCTCCAAACTCTCAGAGATGGTGGTGGACGGCGACACTGTGAAGTTCATAGCTTTCCAGACGGGGATCGAGACAGGGTCTCCGAGGCTAGCCAAGCGGATAATGCCGGGCAAGTCGGCCCCCTACCCGCCGGAGAAGTGGCCGGAGGTAGTCGAGGAGGCGTTCAGGATACTCGCGGATAACAATGGCTTCCCGGCGGCTACGATAATCCTTGGCATACCCGGCGAGACGACAGACGATCTCGTTGCGACCGCCGAGCTTATCGAGAGGCTGAAGCCGTACCCGAGTCTCATAGTCCCATTGTTCTTCGTGCCGCTAGGGAGGCTGAAGAACCACGACTGGTTCAGGAGGGAGGACGTTACAGACTATCACCTCGAGGTCATGAGGTTAGCGTATCACCACACGATTAGATGGGCTTGGTGGGTCGCTGGCAAGTATGTGAGCAATCCTGCGGTAGCACTACCTCTCAAGCTGTTCATGGCGTTGACTAGGGTTGCTGTGGCCATACTAGAGAAGAGACTAGGATTGACACACCACGAGCTGCTACACCACACAGCGAGGCATAACGCAGCCGTAGCAGCATAG
- a CDS encoding CBS domain-containing protein gives MAEERILLVRDVMTREVVTITPDEPVIEAARKMKQYEIGSVVVVSQRGEVIGIITERDLVTRVVAENRDPLKTTVREVMTPNPITVYDDTPLEIAARLMSERGVGHLPVVDKAGRLVGIIAKSDLIEFTPELIEILYLKKGSEREILEGGSE, from the coding sequence GTGGCAGAAGAAAGGATACTCCTCGTGCGTGACGTGATGACCCGGGAGGTCGTCACGATAACCCCGGATGAGCCTGTCATAGAGGCGGCGCGCAAGATGAAGCAGTATGAGATTGGTAGTGTTGTTGTTGTCTCTCAGCGCGGCGAGGTCATAGGGATAATAACCGAGAGGGATCTCGTGACGCGCGTTGTGGCCGAGAACAGGGACCCCCTAAAGACGACTGTTAGGGAGGTAATGACGCCAAACCCGATAACAGTCTACGATGACACGCCACTCGAGATAGCGGCTAGGCTGATGAGCGAGAGAGGCGTCGGTCATCTTCCAGTAGTGGACAAGGCTGGCAGGCTAGTCGGGATAATAGCAAAGTCCGACCTCATAGAGTTCACGCCAGAGCTCATCGAGATACTCTACCTCAAGAAGGGCAGTGAACGCGAGATACTAGAGGGCGGCAGCGAGTAA
- a CDS encoding ERCC4 domain-containing protein: MPSIRVYVDEREKGSGVPEALAEMGVAVIYQRLDVGDYLVSDEIVFERKTVDDLVRSVFDGRLFDQARRLAETYPKPVIIVEGRFDKLWEKTGKAIQVRQALLAVALDYGVRIIYTRDPGDTARVIYYVARREQVERKKTVVIHRKPRLSTLREKQLYVLQSLPGVGPRLAEKLLEYFGSVEDVCKASVVELSRILGEARAREVYRVIHAKLGKRNDGKLF; the protein is encoded by the coding sequence ATGCCGAGCATCCGCGTATATGTCGACGAGCGTGAGAAGGGTAGTGGTGTTCCAGAAGCGCTGGCCGAGATGGGTGTAGCGGTGATATACCAGAGGCTTGATGTCGGCGACTACCTGGTATCCGACGAGATAGTGTTCGAGAGGAAGACTGTAGACGACCTTGTACGCTCGGTCTTCGACGGGAGGCTCTTTGACCAGGCTAGACGCCTCGCAGAGACCTACCCCAAGCCGGTTATCATAGTTGAGGGGCGTTTCGACAAACTCTGGGAGAAGACTGGGAAAGCGATACAAGTGAGACAAGCGTTACTCGCTGTTGCACTGGACTATGGCGTCCGTATAATCTACACGAGGGACCCTGGCGACACGGCGCGCGTCATCTACTACGTCGCTAGGAGGGAGCAGGTGGAGAGGAAGAAAACAGTCGTCATCCACAGGAAGCCCAGACTATCCACGTTGCGCGAGAAGCAACTCTACGTGCTTCAGTCGTTGCCGGGCGTGGGGCCCAGGCTCGCAGAGAAGTTACTAGAGTACTTCGGGAGCGTCGAGGACGTCTGTAAGGCCAGTGTTGTGGAGCTCTCGAGGATCCTAGGTGAGGCTAGAGCACGAGAAGTCTATCGCGTGATACACGCAAAGCTGGGTAAGCGTAACGATGGAAAACTATTCTGA
- a CDS encoding tryptophan--tRNA ligase has product MAEYRLDPWGTAVRVEYEKLFKVFGIKPFSDLVPRVEKVLGDALHLMRRGVIFGHRDFDKILDAYERGERVALVTGFMPSGKFHFGHKMVADQIIYYQRKGFEVFVVLADAEAYAVRRLPRQEIIRIALEEYVANLIALGLEKKRLHLYFQTNYETPYYRLIQMFSRKVTLAEMEAIYGELEPAKIMAALTQAADILHPQLEYFGGFKHVVVPVGADQDPHIRLTRDIADRFENELGLRRPASTYHRFMTGLDGNKMSSSRPEYAIFLTDPPDVAARKLMRALTGGRATVEEQRRLGGEPEKCTVYEFYVYHLIPEDTELRRIYEKCRSGQLLCGECKRMAVERLKKWLEEHQKRLEKARDKIHEYVEPPKF; this is encoded by the coding sequence GTGGCGGAGTATCGCCTTGACCCCTGGGGTACAGCCGTCCGCGTAGAGTATGAGAAGCTGTTCAAAGTGTTCGGTATCAAGCCATTCTCCGACCTCGTGCCACGCGTGGAGAAGGTGCTTGGCGACGCCCTCCACCTCATGAGGCGCGGCGTGATCTTCGGGCACCGCGACTTCGACAAGATACTGGACGCTTATGAGCGCGGGGAGAGGGTCGCGCTGGTAACCGGTTTCATGCCTAGCGGTAAATTCCACTTTGGTCACAAGATGGTAGCCGACCAGATAATCTACTACCAGCGTAAGGGTTTCGAGGTCTTCGTGGTGCTAGCGGATGCCGAGGCATACGCGGTAAGAAGACTGCCACGCCAGGAGATTATCAGGATAGCGCTTGAGGAGTATGTCGCGAACCTCATTGCACTTGGGCTTGAGAAGAAGAGGTTGCACCTCTATTTCCAGACGAACTACGAGACGCCATACTATCGCCTCATCCAGATGTTCTCGAGGAAAGTGACCCTCGCGGAGATGGAGGCTATATACGGCGAGCTAGAGCCAGCCAAGATAATGGCCGCATTAACACAAGCCGCAGACATCCTACACCCGCAACTCGAGTACTTCGGGGGCTTCAAGCACGTAGTTGTGCCGGTCGGCGCCGATCAAGACCCACACATTCGCCTTACCCGCGACATTGCAGACCGCTTCGAGAACGAACTTGGGCTTAGGAGGCCCGCCTCCACATACCACCGGTTCATGACGGGCCTCGACGGCAACAAGATGAGCAGCTCCAGGCCGGAGTACGCCATATTCCTCACTGACCCGCCGGACGTCGCCGCCCGGAAGCTCATGAGGGCATTGACCGGCGGCAGGGCGACCGTCGAGGAGCAGAGGAGGCTCGGCGGCGAGCCCGAGAAGTGCACCGTCTACGAGTTCTACGTGTACCACCTCATACCCGAGGATACCGAGCTCCGCAGGATATACGAGAAGTGCAGGAGCGGCCAGCTGCTCTGCGGAGAGTGCAAGAGGATGGCAGTGGAGAGGCTCAAGAAGTGGCTAGAAGAGCACCAAAAGAGGCTAGAGAAAGCCAGGGACAAGATACACGAGTACGTGGAGCCACCAAAGTTCTAG
- a CDS encoding DUF6036 family nucleotidyltransferase: MTATEESKVKSLDAIVERLARELREHVAPILARIVRATERFLYFLAWLNTRLEETGLGRIIIVGGFAVEVYTGAAYQTYDVDLIVEGADATRVVERLLKELGELGLRTYHLALEALAAKAIDIVGSMYPSRGRRPPVTVRVNGYRVYIEPPEDLIVKYLVAWRWWKSRIDRDKALAVAAALYEKLDWEYIRRRAAEERVVDEVDQLQREAREVIESSTSG; this comes from the coding sequence TTGACCGCAACCGAGGAGAGCAAGGTGAAGAGCCTAGATGCTATAGTGGAGAGGCTTGCCCGTGAACTTCGCGAACATGTGGCCCCGATTCTCGCTCGTATAGTGAGAGCTACGGAGCGTTTCCTCTACTTTCTCGCATGGCTCAATACACGTCTAGAAGAGACAGGGCTCGGAAGGATAATCATTGTCGGAGGTTTCGCCGTAGAGGTTTACACTGGCGCAGCCTACCAGACCTACGATGTCGATCTTATCGTGGAGGGTGCCGATGCTACCCGGGTTGTTGAGAGACTATTGAAGGAGCTTGGCGAACTCGGCCTACGCACTTATCATCTTGCGCTCGAGGCTCTCGCAGCGAAAGCCATTGATATCGTTGGCTCGATGTACCCTAGTAGAGGCAGGCGCCCACCAGTGACTGTACGTGTGAACGGTTATCGCGTCTATATAGAGCCTCCCGAGGATCTCATAGTCAAGTATCTTGTAGCGTGGAGGTGGTGGAAGTCGAGGATAGATAGAGACAAGGCGCTTGCGGTTGCTGCCGCGTTGTACGAAAAGCTAGACTGGGAGTATATCCGTAGGAGAGCAGCCGAGGAGAGAGTGGTTGACGAGGTTGACCAGTTACAACGAGAGGCGAGAGAAGTTATCGAGAGTAGTACAAGCGGTTGA